From Micromonospora rhizosphaerae, the proteins below share one genomic window:
- a CDS encoding CDP-alcohol phosphatidyltransferase family protein — protein sequence MSRRPARAEHPSSGGTTAVVGDQVLTLPNMISFARLIGVPLFLYLFLVVHADVAAIVVLAIGGTSDWVDGWIARRLQQVSRLGELLDPLADRLYILATLLAFTAREVVPWQFTAALLARELLLLGSLAVLRRYGYGPPPVHYVGKTATFLLLAAFPILLLAAAVPGGATVAGAIGWGLAWWGLVLYWVAGAMYVVQANRLVRAMRTRSGGAAA from the coding sequence GTGTCGCGTCGGCCGGCTCGGGCAGAGCATCCGTCTTCCGGCGGTACGACGGCGGTCGTGGGGGACCAGGTCCTCACCCTGCCGAACATGATCAGTTTTGCCCGGCTGATCGGCGTCCCGCTCTTCCTCTACCTCTTCCTCGTGGTCCACGCCGACGTGGCGGCAATCGTGGTGCTGGCCATCGGCGGCACCAGCGACTGGGTGGACGGCTGGATCGCCCGCCGCCTGCAGCAGGTCAGCCGGCTGGGTGAGCTGCTCGACCCGCTCGCCGACCGGCTCTACATCCTGGCCACGCTGCTCGCCTTCACCGCGCGGGAGGTGGTGCCGTGGCAGTTCACCGCGGCGCTGCTGGCCCGCGAGCTGCTCCTGCTCGGGTCGCTGGCGGTGCTGCGCCGCTACGGCTACGGCCCGCCGCCGGTGCACTACGTGGGCAAGACCGCCACCTTCCTGCTGCTGGCCGCGTTCCCGATCCTGCTGCTCGCCGCGGCGGTGCCGGGCGGCGCGACGGTCGCCGGCGCGATCGGCTGGGGCCTCGCCTGGTGGGGCCTGGTGCTCTACTGGGTGGCCGGCGCGATGTACGTGGTGCAGGCGAACCGCCTTGTGCGGGCGATGCGTACCCGGTCCGGGGGTGCGGCGGCATGA
- a CDS encoding small basic family protein codes for MIAVLALLAGVVLGVYLDPTVPAALQPYLPIAVVAALDAVFGGVRAKLDGIFDDKQFVISFISNVLVAGLIVYLGDQLGVGGQLSTGVVVVLGVRIFGNVAAIRRHLFRA; via the coding sequence ATGATCGCGGTGCTGGCGTTGCTCGCCGGTGTGGTCCTCGGGGTGTACCTCGACCCCACCGTCCCCGCTGCGTTGCAGCCGTACCTGCCGATCGCCGTGGTGGCCGCGCTCGACGCGGTGTTCGGCGGGGTCCGGGCGAAGCTCGACGGGATCTTCGACGACAAGCAGTTCGTGATCTCGTTCATCTCGAATGTGCTGGTGGCGGGCCTGATCGTGTACCTGGGTGACCAGCTGGGGGTGGGCGGTCAGCTCTCCACCGGTGTGGTGGTCGTGCTCGGGGTTCGTATCTTCGGCAACGTGGCGGCGATCCGCCGTCACCTGTTCCGGGCGTAG
- a CDS encoding PP2C family protein-serine/threonine phosphatase encodes MPDVAGQVSRALRAVPPDQLAEAADRAIRVALNATRTEVLIADYRFSGLCPLLDPELPDAGLLAGQGVAQRCFSSQQPVLDGGEDGRCRVYLPLSVWGERLGVLLVELPASPAAATVEVARDIAGDLAVALRAADRETDRYRRARRRERLSMAAEMQWELLPGRSFTHGAFLLAGQLEPAYTVGGDHFDWSVDGDRLSVTVLNGTGSGLAASLLTAVTVNAMRNARRSGGSLVEQAELASDTVFYQHRGSRHVATLLFELDTRRGRIRAVDAGSPHVLRLRGGTVTPVPLEQQLPLGMFAETRYDVQEFALEPGDRLFVVSDGVYAAQPDGQEPYGERAMARAMRSTRLQPGTEAVGTVLRELHAYHADADLRDDAVVVCLDWRGASQPDDACEQ; translated from the coding sequence ATGCCGGATGTGGCCGGACAGGTTTCGCGCGCCCTGCGCGCGGTGCCGCCCGACCAGTTGGCCGAGGCCGCCGACCGGGCGATCCGCGTCGCGCTGAACGCGACGCGGACCGAGGTGTTGATCGCCGACTACCGCTTCAGCGGGCTCTGCCCGTTGCTGGACCCGGAGCTGCCGGACGCCGGTCTCCTCGCCGGTCAGGGCGTGGCGCAGCGCTGTTTCAGCAGCCAGCAGCCGGTGCTGGACGGCGGCGAGGACGGCCGTTGCCGGGTCTACCTGCCGCTGTCGGTCTGGGGCGAGCGGCTCGGGGTGCTGCTGGTCGAGTTGCCCGCCAGCCCGGCGGCGGCAACCGTCGAGGTGGCTCGGGACATCGCGGGGGACCTGGCGGTGGCGCTGCGCGCGGCGGACCGGGAGACCGACCGCTACCGCCGGGCCCGGCGCCGGGAACGGTTGAGCATGGCCGCGGAGATGCAGTGGGAGCTGTTGCCCGGCCGCAGCTTCACCCACGGCGCGTTCCTGCTCGCTGGCCAGCTGGAACCGGCGTACACGGTGGGCGGGGACCATTTCGACTGGTCGGTCGACGGCGACCGGCTCTCCGTCACGGTGCTCAACGGCACCGGCAGCGGCCTGGCCGCCTCGCTGCTCACCGCGGTCACCGTCAACGCCATGCGCAACGCCCGCCGTTCCGGGGGGAGCCTCGTCGAGCAGGCCGAGCTCGCCTCGGACACCGTCTTCTACCAGCACCGCGGCAGCCGGCACGTGGCCACGCTGCTCTTCGAGCTGGACACCCGGCGCGGGCGGATCAGGGCGGTGGACGCCGGCTCGCCGCACGTGCTCCGGCTGCGAGGTGGCACGGTCACCCCGGTCCCCCTCGAGCAGCAGCTGCCGTTGGGCATGTTCGCCGAGACCCGGTACGACGTGCAGGAGTTCGCGCTCGAGCCGGGGGACCGGCTCTTCGTGGTCAGCGACGGCGTCTACGCCGCCCAGCCGGATGGCCAGGAGCCCTATGGGGAAAGGGCCATGGCGCGAGCGATGCGGTCCACTCGGCTGCAGCCGGGGACCGAAGCAGTTGGTACGGTGTTGCGCGAACTGCACGCGTACCACGCCGACGCCGATCTCCGCGACGATGCGGTCGTCGTCTGCCTGGACTGGCGGGGTGCCAGCCAGCCGGACGACGCGTGCGAGCAGTAA
- a CDS encoding DUF881 domain-containing protein — protein MSDEHSETGTGWPEPAEPTRPAGPASEPDPRPDAPDPDELSPLAPDAPAEREDGERPASAAPDGERSADPEPGGGSAEAKAAAAAGSLARRLTSAGAMIAVLLALLGFTLVVQLKTTSTDPTLAATREEDLVRISSDLDSRERRLRQDIEALEESQRQLRSGEQGRQAALEEATRRADELGILAGTLPAVGPGLAVRFEAGAKPISSIRILDAVQELRGAGAEAMQIGGVDGTAVRIIASTYFVDAENGGLLVDGRRLSGPYTITVIGDPATMRTALNIPGGVVASVADDGGNVIVEDREVAEVSQLHAPIKLDHARPVS, from the coding sequence ATGAGCGACGAGCACAGCGAGACCGGGACCGGTTGGCCGGAACCGGCGGAGCCGACCCGCCCGGCGGGTCCGGCGAGCGAGCCGGATCCGCGGCCGGACGCACCGGATCCGGACGAGTTGAGCCCGCTGGCGCCGGACGCGCCGGCGGAGCGGGAGGACGGCGAGCGGCCGGCGAGTGCTGCCCCGGACGGCGAGCGGTCCGCGGACCCGGAGCCGGGCGGCGGGTCGGCGGAGGCGAAGGCTGCGGCGGCTGCCGGGTCCCTGGCGCGCCGGTTGACCTCGGCCGGGGCGATGATCGCCGTGCTGCTGGCGTTGCTGGGGTTCACCCTGGTGGTGCAGCTGAAGACGACGTCGACTGATCCGACGTTGGCGGCGACCCGGGAGGAGGACCTGGTCCGGATCTCGTCGGATCTGGATTCCCGGGAGCGGCGGCTGCGGCAGGACATCGAGGCGTTGGAGGAGAGCCAGCGTCAGTTGCGTTCCGGTGAGCAGGGTCGGCAGGCGGCGCTGGAGGAGGCGACCCGGCGGGCGGATGAGCTGGGCATCCTGGCGGGCACGTTGCCGGCGGTGGGGCCGGGCCTGGCGGTGCGGTTCGAGGCGGGCGCGAAGCCGATCTCGTCGATCCGGATCCTGGACGCGGTGCAGGAGTTGCGGGGCGCGGGGGCGGAGGCGATGCAGATCGGCGGGGTGGACGGCACGGCGGTGCGGATCATCGCGTCGACGTATTTCGTGGACGCGGAGAACGGCGGTCTGCTGGTGGACGGGCGGCGGTTGAGTGGGCCGTACACGATCACGGTGATCGGTGATCCGGCGACGATGCGCACGGCGTTGAACATTCCCGGCGGGGTGGTCGCTTCGGTCGCCGATGACGGCGGTAACGTGATCGTCGAGGATCGTGAGGTTGCCGAGGTTTCGCAGCTGCACGCGCCGATCAAGCTGGATCACGCCCGTCCGGTCTCCTGA
- a CDS encoding MarR family winged helix-turn-helix transcriptional regulator, which yields MERPPNLAAAIDLAAEALIDVLDTAASRHNLGVSPTQLRVLSLIMIHPDTNVNRLADLLDVVPSSASRLCDRLEAVGLLRRVADPRDRREVRLVPTVAAETLLRKLKERRHQAVQAVLDRMPNRAQHELLLALVAFGQAAATPQTGTDATARTA from the coding sequence GTGGAGCGACCTCCGAATCTTGCCGCGGCCATCGATTTGGCTGCTGAGGCACTCATCGATGTGCTCGATACGGCCGCGTCCCGGCACAACCTGGGCGTCTCGCCGACCCAGCTGCGCGTGCTCTCGTTGATCATGATCCACCCGGACACCAACGTGAACCGCCTGGCCGATCTGCTGGACGTCGTACCGTCGTCGGCGAGCCGGCTCTGCGACCGGCTGGAGGCGGTCGGCCTGCTGCGGCGGGTGGCCGACCCCCGGGACCGGCGCGAGGTCCGGCTGGTTCCCACCGTGGCGGCCGAGACCCTGCTGCGGAAGCTGAAGGAGCGCCGGCACCAGGCGGTCCAGGCGGTGCTGGACCGGATGCCCAACCGGGCGCAGCACGAGCTGCTGCTGGCCCTGGTCGCGTTCGGCCAGGCGGCGGCGACCCCGCAGACCGGCACCGACGCCACCGCCCGCACGGCCTGA
- a CDS encoding universal stress protein — protein sequence MNSANGAVVVGVDGSEPALRAVRLAAGEAARRHRPLRVVHGFIWPLLRVPVNPPAEAPPGGGLRHQAEELVAAAVAEAEAAAPGVRVSGEIIDGEAAAVLLGESPTATMIVLGDRGLGGFAALVVGSVAIQVASYADCPVMVARGEERAAGPIVVGVDGSSLSRAAVGFAADEAAVRGTRLHALLAYTHPISGGPGDMQPLVYEENQLRGEEDRILAESLTGLVERHPEVPVTREVVRGRPVKVLTEASRDAQLVVVGRQGRGALGGLLLGSVSQGVLHHATCPVAVVRSPG from the coding sequence GTGAACTCGGCGAATGGCGCGGTGGTGGTCGGCGTGGACGGCTCAGAGCCGGCGCTGCGGGCCGTGCGCCTGGCGGCGGGTGAGGCGGCGCGCCGGCACCGCCCGCTGCGGGTGGTGCACGGGTTCATCTGGCCGCTGCTGCGCGTACCGGTCAACCCGCCCGCCGAGGCGCCGCCCGGCGGTGGGCTGCGGCACCAGGCCGAGGAGCTGGTCGCCGCGGCGGTGGCCGAGGCCGAGGCGGCGGCGCCCGGGGTCCGCGTTTCCGGGGAGATCATCGACGGCGAGGCGGCGGCGGTGCTGCTCGGTGAGTCCCCCACCGCCACGATGATCGTCCTCGGCGACCGGGGCCTGGGCGGCTTCGCCGCGCTGGTGGTCGGCTCGGTGGCGATCCAGGTGGCCTCCTACGCGGACTGCCCGGTGATGGTGGCCCGGGGCGAGGAGCGCGCGGCCGGGCCGATCGTGGTCGGGGTGGACGGCTCCTCCCTGTCCCGGGCCGCGGTCGGGTTCGCCGCCGACGAGGCCGCCGTGCGGGGCACCCGGTTGCACGCCCTGCTCGCCTACACGCATCCGATCTCCGGCGGTCCCGGCGACATGCAGCCCCTGGTGTACGAGGAGAACCAGCTGCGCGGCGAGGAGGACCGGATCCTCGCGGAGTCGCTCACCGGGCTGGTCGAACGGCACCCGGAGGTGCCGGTCACCCGGGAGGTGGTCCGCGGCCGGCCGGTCAAGGTGCTCACCGAGGCGTCCCGCGACGCCCAGCTGGTGGTGGTCGGCCGGCAGGGTCGGGGAGCGCTGGGCGGTCTGCTCCTCGGGTCGGTGAGCCAGGGGGTGCTGCACCACGCCACCTGCCCGGTCGCCGTGGTCCGCTCCCCCGGCTGA
- the selB gene encoding selenocysteine-specific translation elongation factor has product MWVVATAGHVDHGKSTLVRALTGMEPDRWAEERRRGMTIDLGFAWTTLPSGGTIAFVDVPGHERFVPNMLAGVGPAPAALIVVAADEGWMPQSAEHLAALHALGVSYGLLAVTRADLADPGPAVAQARAEIAATSLGEVEPVAVSGLTGAGLPELRAALDRLVARLPDPPTEAPVRLWVDRSFTIRGSGTVVTGTLGGGQLRVGDQLELAATGEPVRVRGLHRLGMAQDRVDAVARVAVNLRGVPRDRIARGDALLSPGRFRLTDLLDVRLAGDPSAELPASLTLHVGSAAVPARVRPLGPDTARLRLARPLPLLIGDRALLRDPGRHHVAGGVTVLDVAPPPLRRRGAAAARAAVLAQLDGRPDLAGELRRRALVRAGELARMGVAVAAQPIAGDWLADPEHWHRLGVRLIAEVTRYAREHPLEPGVPVEVLRQRLDLPDRALVEALIRPPLRVRAGRITAAAVDALPEPVARAVDRVRAEYGDRPFQAPEAHRLADLGLGPREIGAAVRAGALLRLAENVVLLPGALNDAVRVLARLPQPFTLSAARQALDTTRRVAVPLLELLDRRGATRRLPDDAREVVAPPG; this is encoded by the coding sequence ATGTGGGTCGTCGCCACCGCGGGACATGTCGACCACGGCAAGTCCACCTTGGTCCGGGCGCTGACCGGGATGGAACCGGACCGGTGGGCGGAGGAACGCCGCCGGGGCATGACCATCGACCTCGGCTTCGCCTGGACCACGTTGCCCTCCGGCGGCACCATCGCCTTCGTCGACGTGCCCGGGCACGAGCGGTTCGTGCCGAACATGCTCGCCGGGGTCGGCCCGGCCCCGGCCGCGCTGATCGTGGTGGCCGCCGACGAGGGCTGGATGCCGCAGTCCGCCGAGCACCTGGCCGCACTGCACGCGCTCGGGGTGTCGTACGGGCTGCTGGCGGTGACCCGGGCGGACCTGGCCGATCCGGGGCCGGCGGTGGCCCAGGCCCGCGCGGAGATCGCCGCCACCTCGCTCGGCGAGGTGGAGCCGGTCGCGGTCAGCGGCCTCACCGGCGCGGGCCTGCCCGAGCTGCGGGCCGCCCTGGACCGCCTGGTCGCCCGGCTGCCCGATCCGCCGACGGAAGCACCGGTACGGCTCTGGGTGGACCGCTCGTTCACCATCCGGGGTAGCGGCACCGTGGTCACCGGCACCCTCGGCGGCGGCCAGCTGCGCGTCGGCGACCAGCTCGAACTTGCCGCCACCGGCGAGCCGGTCCGGGTCCGCGGCCTGCACCGTCTCGGCATGGCTCAGGACCGGGTGGACGCGGTGGCTCGGGTGGCGGTGAACCTGCGCGGGGTGCCGAGGGACCGGATCGCCCGCGGCGACGCACTGCTCAGCCCCGGCCGGTTCCGGCTCACCGACCTGCTCGACGTTCGGCTCGCCGGTGACCCGTCCGCCGAGCTGCCGGCCAGCCTGACCCTGCACGTCGGCTCGGCGGCGGTACCCGCCCGGGTGCGGCCGCTCGGCCCGGACACCGCCCGGCTGCGGCTGGCCCGGCCACTACCGCTGCTGATCGGCGACCGGGCGCTGCTGCGCGACCCGGGCCGGCACCACGTCGCCGGTGGGGTGACCGTCCTCGACGTGGCCCCACCGCCGCTGCGCCGGCGGGGCGCGGCCGCCGCCCGGGCGGCGGTCCTGGCCCAGTTGGACGGCCGTCCGGACCTCGCCGGCGAACTGCGCCGCCGGGCCCTGGTCCGGGCCGGCGAGCTGGCCCGGATGGGGGTGGCGGTCGCCGCCCAGCCCATCGCCGGCGACTGGCTGGCCGACCCGGAGCACTGGCACCGCCTCGGCGTCCGGCTCATCGCGGAGGTCACCCGGTACGCCCGGGAGCATCCGCTCGAACCCGGCGTGCCGGTCGAGGTGCTGCGCCAGCGCCTCGACCTGCCCGACCGGGCGCTGGTCGAGGCGCTGATCCGGCCACCCCTGCGGGTCCGCGCCGGCCGGATCACCGCGGCGGCGGTCGACGCGCTGCCCGAGCCGGTGGCCCGCGCCGTCGACCGGGTCCGCGCCGAGTACGGCGACCGCCCGTTCCAGGCCCCCGAGGCGCACCGCCTGGCCGACCTGGGGCTCGGTCCCCGGGAGATCGGCGCCGCCGTCCGGGCCGGGGCCCTGCTGCGGCTGGCGGAGAACGTGGTGCTGCTCCCCGGCGCGCTCAACGACGCCGTCCGGGTGCTGGCCCGGCTGCCGCAGCCGTTCACGCTCAGCGCCGCCCGGCAGGCGCTGGACACCACCCGCCGGGTGGCGGTGCCGCTGCTGGAACTGTTGGACCGGCGCGGCGCCACCCGCCGGCTGCCGGACGACGCCCGGGAGGTCGTGGCGCCGCCCGGCTGA
- the gcvH gene encoding glycine cleavage system protein GcvH: MIPEDLRYTAEHEWVAAGDGGAVRIGITHFAQDALGDIVYVQLPDEGAAVAAGEPLGEIESTKSVSEIYAPVSGTVAARNEALGDTPEVINTDPYGAGWLVEITPDDPAAVDGLLTAGAYRELTES; encoded by the coding sequence GTGATTCCTGAGGATCTTCGGTACACCGCCGAGCACGAGTGGGTGGCGGCTGGTGACGGCGGTGCCGTCCGGATCGGCATCACGCACTTCGCGCAGGACGCCCTGGGTGACATCGTGTATGTCCAGTTGCCGGACGAGGGCGCGGCGGTGGCGGCCGGTGAGCCGCTGGGTGAGATCGAGTCGACGAAGAGCGTGTCGGAGATCTACGCGCCGGTGAGCGGTACGGTGGCGGCGCGCAACGAGGCGCTCGGCGACACCCCTGAGGTGATCAACACCGATCCGTACGGTGCCGGGTGGTTGGTGGAGATCACCCCGGATGATCCGGCCGCGGTCGACGGGTTGCTGACCGCTGGCGCGTACCGCGAGCTCACTGAGAGCTGA
- a CDS encoding phosphatidylethanolamine-binding protein: MPGPRPGSSDYDKQRARLRDLIENSGRAADQEANQVANRILQEDRGQRGVVRGDRTFGPKGEREPGDPK; encoded by the coding sequence ATGCCAGGACCACGGCCGGGCAGCAGCGATTACGACAAGCAACGGGCGCGGCTGCGCGATCTGATCGAGAATTCCGGGCGGGCGGCGGACCAGGAGGCGAACCAGGTCGCCAACCGGATCCTGCAGGAGGATCGCGGCCAGCGGGGCGTCGTGCGGGGGGACCGGACGTTCGGGCCCAAGGGCGAGCGCGAACCCGGCGATCCGAAGTGA
- a CDS encoding L-lactate MFS transporter has translation MATTTAGSRGNRRPTRGRWGLVVAAVLVQLALGAVYAWSVFNKPLQAEFGWSKAEVVLPFEVAIGTIFIGSLIGGRIQDRSGPRPVALGGGILYAVGTMLASLVSSSDQLWLLLLTYGVMGGIGLGAAYITPIAMLSKWFPDRRGLITGIAVAGFGFGAVITAPVAKALLAGTSDKTSVFLPLGLAYLIAVLLGASFFRNPPAGYQVPGFTPAVGGRAVAGTRVYTFGEALRTKQWYLLTLILTLNVTCGIALISQAADAAQAVAGVSAATAAGLVGVLGLFNGGGRVIWAWLSDRIGRMTAFLGMLALQGVCFLILPHASPFWLFAVLAALVYLAYGGGFGTMPATAADYFGTPNAGAIYGAMIVAWSIGGVVGPLLTALLYDASGKSYTLPFTVIGILAFVALVLPPITRLPTSPGKPRPHFETPAP, from the coding sequence ATGGCCACAACAACCGCGGGATCGCGGGGAAATCGCCGACCGACGCGGGGCCGATGGGGTCTCGTGGTGGCGGCCGTGCTCGTCCAACTCGCGCTCGGCGCCGTGTACGCGTGGAGCGTGTTCAACAAGCCGCTGCAGGCCGAGTTCGGGTGGAGCAAGGCCGAGGTGGTGCTGCCGTTCGAGGTGGCCATCGGCACCATCTTCATCGGCAGCCTGATCGGCGGCCGCATCCAGGACCGCAGCGGGCCGCGGCCGGTGGCGCTCGGCGGCGGCATCCTCTACGCGGTCGGGACGATGCTGGCGTCGCTGGTGTCGTCGAGCGATCAGTTGTGGCTGCTGCTGCTCACCTACGGGGTGATGGGCGGCATCGGGCTCGGCGCCGCGTACATCACGCCGATCGCCATGCTCAGCAAGTGGTTCCCCGACCGGCGCGGGCTGATCACCGGCATTGCGGTGGCCGGCTTCGGCTTCGGTGCGGTGATCACCGCGCCGGTGGCGAAGGCGCTGCTCGCCGGCACCTCGGACAAGACCAGCGTCTTCCTGCCGCTGGGCCTCGCGTACCTGATCGCGGTGCTGCTCGGCGCGTCCTTCTTCCGCAACCCGCCCGCCGGCTACCAGGTGCCCGGCTTCACGCCGGCGGTCGGCGGGCGGGCCGTCGCCGGCACCCGCGTCTACACCTTCGGCGAGGCCCTGCGCACGAAGCAGTGGTACCTGCTCACGCTGATCCTCACCCTCAACGTGACCTGCGGGATCGCGCTCATCTCGCAGGCCGCGGACGCCGCCCAGGCGGTCGCCGGGGTGAGCGCCGCGACCGCGGCCGGGCTGGTCGGCGTCCTCGGCCTGTTCAACGGCGGCGGGCGGGTGATCTGGGCGTGGCTGTCCGACCGGATCGGACGGATGACCGCGTTCCTCGGCATGCTCGCCCTGCAGGGCGTCTGCTTCCTGATCCTGCCGCACGCCTCCCCCTTCTGGCTCTTCGCCGTCCTCGCCGCCCTGGTCTACCTCGCCTACGGCGGTGGCTTCGGCACCATGCCGGCGACCGCCGCCGACTACTTCGGCACGCCGAACGCCGGGGCCATCTACGGCGCGATGATCGTGGCCTGGAGCATCGGGGGCGTGGTGGGTCCGCTGCTCACCGCGCTGCTCTACGACGCCAGCGGCAAGAGCTACACGCTGCCCTTCACCGTGATCGGGATCCTCGCGTTCGTGGCGCTGGTGCTGCCGCCGATCACCCGCCTGCCGACCAGCCCCGGCAAGCCGCGACCCCACTTCGAGACGCCCGCGCCCTGA
- a CDS encoding DUF881 domain-containing protein, translated as MSSTPRDGRDPSARVYAPDFLTDLFRNPLDPGYGDAAARRREAPPSRVRRLAARPVSLVVIVVIGFLFAVAYRETVAEEPSRAQARAGLIAEIKQRESETDRLTARADQLREEVSRQRDAALGGSEASRLRNLEAGTGLGRVRGDGVVVRLADAAGDRDAVTGADAGPSRVLYSDLQKVANALWAAGAEAIAINGQRLTATSTIRSAGEAILVDYRPVTSPYEVTAIGPGSMRDRFDDSRAAGLMREVAKSTGLSFGVKDAEDLTLPAAPQPRLRYAEPSVSPSPSPSGSGAAGSTSPGPSGSGTSPSPSGGGR; from the coding sequence ATGAGTTCCACCCCCCGCGACGGCCGGGACCCCTCGGCCCGGGTGTACGCGCCCGACTTCCTCACCGACCTGTTCCGCAACCCGCTCGACCCTGGGTACGGGGACGCGGCGGCCCGGCGCCGCGAGGCGCCCCCGTCCCGCGTGCGTCGATTGGCGGCCCGCCCGGTCAGCCTGGTGGTGATCGTGGTGATCGGGTTCCTCTTCGCGGTCGCCTACCGGGAGACGGTGGCGGAGGAGCCGAGCCGGGCGCAGGCCCGGGCCGGGCTGATCGCCGAGATCAAGCAGCGGGAGAGCGAGACGGACCGGTTGACCGCGCGCGCCGACCAGTTGCGCGAGGAGGTGAGCCGGCAGCGGGACGCGGCGCTGGGCGGCTCCGAGGCGTCCCGGCTGCGGAACCTGGAGGCGGGCACCGGTTTGGGCCGGGTGCGCGGCGACGGCGTGGTGGTGCGGTTGGCCGACGCGGCGGGGGACCGGGACGCGGTGACGGGCGCGGACGCGGGCCCGTCCCGGGTGTTGTACTCCGACCTGCAGAAGGTGGCCAACGCGTTGTGGGCGGCGGGCGCGGAGGCGATCGCGATCAACGGGCAGCGGTTGACGGCGACCTCGACGATCCGGTCGGCGGGGGAGGCGATCCTGGTCGACTACCGCCCGGTGACCAGTCCGTACGAGGTGACGGCGATCGGGCCGGGGTCGATGCGGGACCGGTTCGACGACAGCCGGGCGGCCGGCCTGATGCGTGAGGTGGCGAAGAGTACCGGCCTGTCGTTCGGGGTCAAGGACGCCGAGGACCTCACCCTGCCGGCGGCTCCGCAGCCACGGCTACGCTACGCCGAGCCCTCGGTGAGTCCGAGCCCGTCGCCGTCGGGTTCGGGTGCCGCCGGTTCGACCAGTCCCGGGCCGTCCGGCTCGGGGACCTCTCCCAGCCCCTCCGGAGGTGGCCGATGA
- the selA gene encoding L-seryl-tRNA(Sec) selenium transferase: protein MPDGTADPRRRVPRTDALLADPRLAAAVDAFGRDRVKAAIGRAQERARRGEIAPEEVRDTALAALPAPTPRAVLNATGVVLHTNLGRAPLSAAAVEAMVAAAGHTDVELDLRTGRRVRRGRDTLDALAAAVPDAQAVHVVNNGAAALVLAATALAADAEIVVSRGELVEIGDGFRLPDLLESTGARLREVGTTNRTTLTDYAAAIGPRTGFVLKVHPSNFVVTGFTSAVPVRELATLGVPVVADIGSGLLAPDPLLPDEPDAASSLRAGAALVTASGDKLLGGPQAGLLLGAADLVQRLRRHPLARALRVDKLTLAALAATLHGPTTPTRAALHADPATLRERAERLRDRLGADGRKAEVVPCASVVGGGGAPGVALDSWALSLPERYAEPLRTGEPPVLGRVLHGRLVLDLRCVPAEADETVRQAVLRVPADG, encoded by the coding sequence ATGCCCGACGGCACGGCCGACCCACGGCGGCGCGTGCCGCGCACCGACGCGCTGCTCGCCGATCCGCGGCTCGCCGCCGCGGTCGACGCGTTCGGCCGCGACCGGGTCAAGGCCGCCATCGGCCGTGCTCAGGAGCGCGCCCGCCGCGGCGAGATCGCACCCGAGGAGGTACGCGACACCGCGCTCGCCGCCCTGCCGGCGCCGACCCCGCGGGCGGTGCTCAACGCCACCGGCGTCGTGCTGCACACCAACCTGGGCCGGGCCCCGCTCTCGGCCGCCGCGGTCGAGGCGATGGTCGCCGCCGCCGGGCACACCGATGTGGAACTCGACCTGCGCACCGGCCGGCGGGTCCGACGCGGCCGGGACACACTGGACGCGCTCGCCGCCGCCGTGCCTGACGCGCAGGCCGTGCACGTGGTCAACAACGGCGCCGCCGCCCTGGTCCTCGCGGCCACCGCGCTCGCCGCCGACGCGGAGATCGTGGTCAGTCGCGGCGAGCTGGTCGAGATCGGCGACGGGTTCCGCCTGCCCGACCTGCTGGAGAGCACCGGCGCCCGGCTGCGCGAGGTGGGCACCACCAACCGCACCACCCTCACCGACTACGCGGCGGCGATCGGGCCGCGGACCGGGTTCGTGCTCAAGGTGCACCCGTCGAACTTCGTGGTCACCGGCTTCACCTCGGCCGTGCCGGTGCGCGAGCTGGCCACCCTCGGCGTGCCAGTGGTCGCCGACATCGGCTCCGGGCTGCTCGCCCCCGACCCGTTGCTCCCCGACGAGCCGGACGCAGCGAGCAGCCTGCGCGCCGGCGCGGCACTGGTCACCGCCAGCGGCGACAAGCTGCTCGGTGGACCGCAGGCCGGTCTGCTGCTCGGCGCCGCCGACCTGGTCCAACGGCTGCGCCGCCACCCGCTCGCCCGGGCGCTGCGGGTGGACAAGCTCACCCTCGCCGCCCTGGCCGCCACCCTGCACGGCCCGACCACCCCGACTCGGGCGGCCCTGCACGCCGACCCCGCCACGCTGCGCGAACGGGCGGAACGACTGCGCGACCGGCTCGGCGCCGACGGCCGCAAGGCCGAGGTGGTGCCCTGCGCCTCGGTGGTCGGCGGCGGCGGCGCCCCCGGCGTCGCGCTCGACTCCTGGGCCCTGAGCCTGCCCGAACGGTACGCCGAGCCGCTGCGCACCGGCGAGCCGCCGGTGCTCGGCCGGGTCCTGCACGGCCGACTCGTGCTGGACCTGCGCTGCGTACCGGCCGAGGCCGACGAGACCGTGCGGCAGGCCGTCCTGCGGGTTCCGGCGGACGGCTGA